A portion of the Sphingobacterium spiritivorum genome contains these proteins:
- a CDS encoding potassium-transporting ATPase subunit F: MTALFIISILVFVYICYVLLKPEKF, encoded by the coding sequence ATGACCGCATTATTTATTATCTCTATTCTGGTGTTTGTATATATCTGTTATGTGTTACTCAAACCGGAAAAATTTTAA
- the kdpA gene encoding potassium-transporting ATPase subunit KdpA — protein MNTEILGIVFMFILTVILAIPFGKYIAKVFGNEKTWLDPVFNPLERLIFRTSGIDQYQEMNWKQHMAALLTINMLWFLVGMVILMTQQWLPLNPDNNPNMSAHLAFNTTISFVVNCNLQHYSGETGVSYLSQFWLMFLQFVSSGTGMAAGVVLFKAFREKRSDTLGNFYNFFVKSCTRILLPLSIVVALILVFNGTPMTFNGKDSMTTLEGKTVDVSTGPAAGFIAIKHVGTNGGGFFGVNSNHPFENPNYLTNITEMFAQMIIPLAMIFAFGFFIRRKKLSWMIFGVMTVGFLLLVIPNIILEAKGNPAVSGMGIDISSGNTEGKEMRFGAIASGYWSIATTVISTGSINAMHDSTMPLSGMNELLAMMINAFYGGNGVGLLNFFIFIILGVFISGLMVGRTPEFLGKKIEAREMKIAMIIALLHPFLILVGTALASAFPEYGMATLNNPGFHGFSEMLYEYTSSAANNGSGFEGLGDNTLWWNVSTGFVLILSRFLPIIGPVAIAGLLAAKNYIPEGSGTLKTDTATFGLMVFAVIVIVAALAFFPALTLGPIAEHFSLN, from the coding sequence ATGAACACAGAAATTTTAGGTATAGTCTTTATGTTTATCCTGACGGTCATTCTGGCTATACCTTTTGGAAAATATATCGCTAAAGTTTTCGGAAATGAAAAAACATGGCTTGATCCTGTTTTCAATCCGCTGGAGAGATTAATATTCCGTACCAGCGGTATTGATCAGTATCAGGAAATGAACTGGAAACAGCATATGGCTGCATTGCTGACCATTAATATGCTTTGGTTTTTGGTAGGCATGGTTATCCTTATGACACAGCAGTGGCTGCCTTTAAATCCGGATAACAATCCCAATATGTCAGCACATCTGGCTTTTAATACGACTATTTCTTTTGTCGTTAACTGTAATCTCCAACATTATTCGGGAGAGACCGGTGTAAGTTATCTGAGTCAATTTTGGCTGATGTTTCTGCAATTTGTAAGCTCTGGTACAGGCATGGCTGCTGGCGTTGTTCTTTTCAAGGCATTCCGCGAAAAGAGAAGTGATACACTTGGCAATTTCTACAACTTTTTCGTTAAATCCTGTACGCGTATTTTACTTCCGTTATCTATTGTTGTAGCCTTGATTCTGGTCTTTAACGGTACACCGATGACATTCAACGGAAAGGATAGTATGACCACGCTGGAGGGAAAGACAGTAGATGTATCTACGGGTCCGGCTGCGGGCTTTATTGCTATCAAACACGTAGGAACTAACGGAGGTGGTTTTTTTGGAGTCAATTCTAATCATCCGTTTGAAAATCCGAATTATCTGACCAATATCACAGAGATGTTTGCGCAGATGATCATTCCGTTAGCTATGATCTTTGCCTTTGGTTTTTTTATAAGACGGAAAAAACTTTCCTGGATGATTTTCGGAGTTATGACTGTAGGATTCTTACTGCTGGTCATTCCGAATATTATCCTGGAAGCAAAAGGTAACCCTGCAGTAAGCGGGATGGGTATTGATATTTCATCGGGCAATACAGAAGGAAAGGAAATGCGGTTTGGCGCGATTGCCTCAGGTTACTGGAGTATTGCGACCACTGTGATCTCTACCGGATCTATCAATGCTATGCATGACAGTACTATGCCCCTCAGCGGTATGAATGAGTTGTTGGCTATGATGATTAATGCGTTCTATGGCGGAAATGGAGTGGGCCTGCTGAACTTTTTTATTTTTATTATTCTGGGTGTGTTTATCAGTGGTCTGATGGTCGGAAGGACTCCGGAATTCCTGGGAAAGAAAATCGAAGCCCGCGAAATGAAGATCGCTATGATCATCGCACTTTTGCATCCCTTCCTGATTCTGGTGGGAACAGCTCTGGCAAGTGCATTCCCGGAGTATGGGATGGCCACATTGAACAATCCGGGTTTTCATGGATTCAGTGAAATGCTCTATGAATATACGTCTTCTGCTGCAAATAACGGTAGTGGATTTGAAGGGTTGGGTGACAATACGTTGTGGTGGAATGTCAGTACCGGATTTGTCCTGATTCTGAGTCGTTTCCTGCCCATTATAGGCCCTGTCGCTATTGCAGGTTTGCTAGCCGCTAAAAATTACATTCCTGAGGGATCGGGGACATTAAAAACAGATACGGCAACATTCGGGCTCATGGTTTTTGCTGTAATCGTTATTGTCGCAGCACTTGCTTTCTTTCCGGCATTGACACTTGGTCCTATCGCCGAACATTTTTCACTTAACTAA
- a CDS encoding K(+)-transporting ATPase subunit C, whose product MKTHILPAIKLTLGTLILFTVLYPALVWAFAQISPNRGKGEIVQYNGHTYYSNIGQSFTEDQYFWSRPSAVDYNASGSGASNKGPSNKEYLEAVQTRIETFMQHNPGIKKSDIPVDLVTASGSGLDPNISVQAAKVQIQRIATVRKLALSEVEQLVNQQIEKPLWGLLGPEKINVLKLNIALDQRSKK is encoded by the coding sequence ATGAAAACACATATTCTACCAGCGATTAAGCTGACTTTAGGAACACTTATTCTATTTACAGTCCTTTATCCTGCACTTGTCTGGGCTTTTGCTCAGATCAGTCCAAATAGGGGTAAGGGCGAGATTGTCCAATACAATGGTCATACCTATTACAGTAATATCGGCCAGTCATTCACAGAAGACCAGTATTTCTGGTCCCGTCCTTCTGCTGTTGATTATAATGCTTCCGGATCAGGAGCCAGCAATAAAGGTCCATCTAATAAAGAATATCTGGAAGCTGTCCAGACACGTATAGAGACATTTATGCAACATAATCCTGGTATCAAAAAATCGGATATTCCGGTAGACCTGGTTACCGCCAGCGGAAGTGGTCTAGATCCGAATATTTCCGTACAGGCCGCTAAAGTGCAGATTCAGCGGATAGCTACAGTCCGAAAGCTGGCGCTATCTGAAGTTGAACAGCTGGTAAATCAACAGATCGAAAAACCTTTATGGGGCTTACTCGGTCCGGAGAAAATCAATGTTCTAAAGCTGAATATAGCCTTAGATCAACGGAGTAAAAAATAA
- the kdpB gene encoding potassium-transporting ATPase subunit KdpB — MNSTNKSLFQKDLIKEAFAQSFVKLNPKLMFRNPVMFTVEVGTLVMLVVTLWTLSGDRSQGSFGYNATVFVVLFFTLLFANFAEAIAEARGKAQADSLRKTREETPAKLENGTTVSSSSLKKGDIFICEAGDVIPTDGEIIEGLATIDESAITGESAPVIREAGGDKSSVTGGTKVLSDRIKVKVTTQPGESFLDKMIALVEGASRQKTPNEIALTILLAGFTLVFIIVTVTLKPFADYANVSITIASFIALFVCLIPTTIGGLLSAIGIAGMDRALRANVITKSGKAVETAGDIDVLLLDKTGTITIGNRKATRFYAADGIEEKQLIRAAVLSSMADDTPEGKSILELANPDPLTLQIKDPHYINFTAETRTSGVDFTDTRIRKGSTDAIRNIVLKAGHTFPQEIEERVTQISGNGGTPLVVSQNEKVMGVIELQDIIKPGIQERFERLRKMGIKTVMVTGDNPLTAKFIAEKAGVDDFIAEAKPEDKMNYIKQEQAEGRLVAMMGDGTNDAPALAQADVGVAMNSGTQAAKEAGNMVDLDNDPTKLIEVVEIGKQLLMTRGTLTTFSIANDVAKYFAIIPALFITAIPALQGLNIMHLGSPQSAILSAVIFNAIIIPVLIPLALKGVTYKPIGASALLRRNLFLYGFGGVLIPFVAIKLIDVVVSLFI, encoded by the coding sequence ATGAACTCAACTAATAAATCTTTGTTCCAAAAAGATCTGATAAAAGAAGCCTTTGCTCAATCTTTTGTCAAGTTAAATCCTAAGCTTATGTTTCGGAATCCGGTGATGTTCACTGTAGAAGTCGGTACACTGGTGATGCTGGTTGTCACCCTCTGGACGCTGAGTGGAGACCGTTCACAGGGTAGTTTTGGATATAATGCAACAGTGTTTGTGGTTTTATTTTTCACGCTTTTGTTTGCCAATTTTGCGGAAGCTATTGCTGAAGCAAGAGGAAAAGCGCAGGCTGACAGTCTTCGCAAAACCCGTGAAGAGACTCCTGCGAAACTAGAGAATGGAACTACAGTTTCTTCTTCTTCACTGAAAAAAGGTGATATTTTCATTTGCGAGGCTGGAGATGTAATTCCGACCGACGGGGAAATTATCGAAGGACTGGCGACTATTGATGAGAGTGCCATCACAGGAGAATCTGCTCCTGTGATCCGGGAAGCTGGAGGTGATAAAAGCTCTGTAACCGGAGGAACCAAAGTCCTGTCGGATCGTATTAAAGTGAAGGTGACAACACAACCCGGGGAAAGTTTTCTGGATAAAATGATCGCTCTGGTAGAAGGTGCAAGTCGCCAAAAGACACCCAATGAAATTGCGCTGACGATATTGCTTGCCGGATTTACGCTGGTATTTATTATTGTAACCGTGACATTGAAACCTTTTGCAGATTATGCAAATGTATCTATCACTATAGCTTCTTTCATTGCACTGTTTGTATGCCTTATTCCCACTACTATCGGAGGACTATTATCTGCTATCGGTATTGCGGGAATGGACAGAGCACTTCGTGCAAATGTCATCACCAAATCGGGGAAGGCCGTAGAGACAGCCGGAGATATTGATGTTCTGTTACTGGACAAAACAGGGACTATTACGATCGGTAACCGCAAAGCAACCCGATTTTATGCAGCAGATGGAATAGAGGAGAAACAACTTATCCGGGCTGCAGTTCTCAGCTCTATGGCGGATGATACGCCTGAAGGAAAATCTATTCTTGAACTGGCTAATCCGGATCCGTTGACACTGCAGATAAAAGATCCGCATTATATCAATTTTACAGCTGAAACCCGTACTTCGGGGGTAGATTTCACAGATACACGTATTCGCAAGGGATCTACCGATGCGATCCGCAATATTGTGCTGAAAGCTGGCCACACCTTTCCTCAGGAGATTGAAGAGCGGGTTACGCAAATCTCTGGTAACGGCGGAACACCACTTGTCGTTTCGCAAAATGAAAAAGTGATGGGTGTGATAGAATTGCAGGATATCATAAAGCCGGGTATACAGGAACGTTTTGAGCGGTTGAGGAAGATGGGCATAAAGACGGTAATGGTTACCGGTGATAATCCGCTTACGGCAAAGTTCATTGCAGAGAAGGCCGGCGTGGATGATTTTATAGCAGAAGCTAAACCTGAGGATAAAATGAATTACATCAAACAGGAACAAGCAGAAGGTCGGTTGGTCGCGATGATGGGAGACGGTACAAATGATGCTCCTGCTTTAGCTCAGGCAGATGTCGGTGTAGCGATGAATAGCGGGACGCAGGCCGCAAAGGAAGCCGGAAATATGGTTGATCTGGATAATGATCCAACCAAACTGATTGAGGTTGTGGAGATCGGTAAGCAGCTCCTGATGACGCGTGGTACATTGACAACGTTCTCCATCGCAAACGATGTGGCTAAATATTTTGCGATTATTCCGGCATTGTTTATCACAGCTATTCCGGCCTTGCAAGGACTGAATATAATGCATTTAGGAAGCCCTCAGAGTGCTATTCTGTCTGCCGTGATCTTTAATGCAATCATTATTCCGGTATTGATTCCATTGGCACTCAAAGGAGTGACTTACAAACCTATCGGAGCTTCTGCTTTATTGCGGCGCAATTTGTTTTTGTATGGTTTCGGAGGGGTACTTATTCCTTTTGTGGCGATCAAACTCATAGATGTAGTCGTATCTCTTTTTATATAA